In the Hemitrygon akajei chromosome 20, sHemAka1.3, whole genome shotgun sequence genome, one interval contains:
- the atxn1a gene encoding ataxin-1a isoform X2, with protein MKSNQERSNECLPPKKREFPVSSLPLAEKAVAAATASESSRSENLAWLANVASSQSSVGVKYGHAKVAGETSVETGLPLYKSLPTAVDYSSPGNVRPAPGVTQLRAVYSSSALAQPGSSSSPVEYAHLQPAATFQFVGPPFSTPYVGSPPFVPSQLISPTASNASVAPTQYSQLEPYSTIFASMGSPSQHKVEHQIVRPRREIPGSPSPSVQNQYVQISSSSPNVTRPHSPTTVPLHLHSHPSVIPHTLTVSTPSPMVLQYSDAGYPVGSRETIRKVDDIRPHLVPRREVLNGEIEKSRRYALSPSTELNLEKSGAKPVSRHYEIRHGTHVVVHPSPADYTAQENLGSRASVMIIPNSHTPTTDLEVQQAIDSDNSPLALYDKANLNHGKATFSPQSVIQTTHTPTDHLSIGLPASAVYPGSQQPLIGYISSQQQALSYHGNLQQHVVIPGTHPLLIPVCSTAVEASGVTSTIVTTSPQFAAVPHPFVSTASPKSENYHPQSLTTQPTYHTTVVQAQVHLPVVQSVSSPVAASNQLPPYFMKGSIIQLANGELKRVEDLKTEDFIQSAEISSDLKIDSSTVERVEGSHISSFAVLQFAVGEHRTQGGWGSVGDFDLELHSDVSSLRWWDPHMGTHEWLLSKIPQTWLRR; from the coding sequence ATGAAATCGAACCAGGAACGCAGCAATGAATGTTTACCGCCCAAGAAACGTGAATTTCCTGTCAGCAGCCTGCCCTTGGCAGAGAAGGCAGTTGCAGCAGCTACTGCAAGTGAGAGCAGTCGCAGTGAAAACTTGGCATGGCTTGCCAATGTAGCTAGCAGCCAAAGCAGTGTGGGCGTGAAGTATGGACATGCCAAAGTAGCAGGAGAAACCTCAGTGGAAACTGGCTTACCACTGTATAAATCACTACCAACTGCAGTGGACTATTCATCGCCTGGGAATGTTAGACCAGCTCCAGGGGTAACACAACTTCGAGCTGTTTATTCATCTTCAGCATTAGCTCAGCCAGGGTCTTCTTCGTCACCTGTGGAGTATGCTCATCTGCAGCCCGCTGCTACTTTCCAGTTTGTTGGGCCACCTTTTAGTACACCATATGTAGGATCTCCTCCATTTGTCCCCTCCCAGTTGATCTCCCCAACAGCTTCTAATGCTTCTGTTGCTCCAACTCAGTATTCCCAACTAGAACCCTACTCTACAATTTTTGCCAGTATGGGCAGCCCATCCCAGCACAAGGTGGAACATCAGATTGTCAGGCCACGCAGAGAGATTCCAGGATCACCTTCCCCCTCGGTGCAAAACCAGTATGTGCAAATTTCAAGTTCGTCTCCCAATGTGACAAGGCCCCACTCTCCTACTACAGTCCCCTTGCATTTGCACTCTCACCCGTCAGTGATTCCACACACTCTGACAGTCAGTACACCGTCACCAATGGTTCTCCAGTACTCAGACGCCGGATACCCTGTTGGATCAAGGGAAACCATCAGGAAGGTTGATGACATCAGACCGCATTTGGTTCCAAGAAGGGAAGTATTAAATGGTGAAATTGAGAAAAGTAGGAGATATGCTCTTTCACCCAGCACGGAATTGAACCTGGAAAAGTCAGGAGCCAAACCGGTTTCTCGGCACTATGAAATAAGGCATGGGACCCATGTGGTTGTTCACCCAAGCCCTGCTGACTACACTGCACAAGAAAATTTGGGCTCTAGAGCTTCAGTAATGATTATACCCAACAGTCACACACCAACTACAGATTTGGAGGTCCAACAGGCCATAGACAGCGACAACTCTCCTTTGGCATTGTATGACAAAGCCAACTTAAATCATGGAAAGGCAACTTTTTCTCCACAGTCTGTCATCCAAACCACCCATACTCCCACTGACCACCTTTCTATAGGACTACCTGCTAGTGCCGTTTATCCTGGTTCTCAACAGCCTCTTATTGGTTACATAAGCAGTCAACAGCAAGCACTAAGTTACCATGGGAACCTGCAGCAGCACGTAgtaattccaggcacccacccacTTCTTATTCCTGTATGCAGTACAGCAGTTGAAGCTTCAGGGGTGACCTCTACAATAGTGACAACATCTCCTCAGTTTGCTGCAGTGCCTCATCCATTTGTCAGCACAGCTAGTCCCAAGAGTGAGAACTATCATCCTCAATCACTTACTACACAGCCAACTTACCACACAACTGTTGTGCAGGCTCAAGTGCATCTGCCAGTAGTACAGTCAGTGAGTTCTCCAGTCGCAGCTTCTAATCAACTGCCTCCCTACTTCATGAAAGGATCAATCATACAGTTAGCTAATGGAGAGCTAAAAAGAGTTGAAGATTTAAAAACAGAGGACTTCATACAAAGTGCTGAAATCAGCAGTGATCTGAAGATTGACTCTAGCACTGTGGAGCGTGTTGAAGGCAGTCACATCTCCAGTTTTGCTGTTCTGCAGTTTGCAGTtggagaacacagaacacag